ATCGAAAGCTGAGGACGTTACAAGCTAAAACAAATAGGCCTGCCTTTTATGGCGGGCCTATTTCATTTCTGAAATGCTTTTAGATAAATGCTTAGAGCAGCCCCAGTGCTGCAAGCTCCTGCCGCAGCTCGGACGGCAAAGCTGCCCTACCCGATTTTCCAGCAGCTTCATCCAGCGGAACCTCATTTTCAGCGAGATAGCGCCAGCCCTGAAACGCACGCCGCGGCTGCCATTGGGTCGAGTGGATCTTTGGCTCGAGCATAAGATGACAGCGGTTAATACCCTGCTCATCGGTAAAAGGGCGGATATCCAGCAGGCGCTGACGGCATTGCACATTGCCCTTGATCACCCAGTAGAGCGAACCACCTTCCAGTAGTTCATCGACACGCTTGGGAACCATTCGTGTGGTGTGAAACTGTTCTGGAACGAGCCCGGCAGCACGCTGCTCGGCCAGCCTGAAATCAATCCAGGCCGCGAGATCTTCGATGCTGTCGCAGCCGACGCAGAGTTTGACGAGATTAAGTGCCATGGAGCTGATTTAGCCAAGCTGAATAAGAGCTTCAAGTGATAAGAACGTTATCCTCAGCAGGCAACCACATTGACAGCCAAACCGCCTTGACTGGTTTCCTTGTAACGTTCGCTCATATCATGACCTGTCTGACGCATGGTTTCGATACAAGCATCAAGCGGCACAAAATGCTGACCATCGCCTTTAACTGCCAACGATGCAGCAGTGACAGCTTTAACAGCGCCCAGCGCATTGCGCTCTATGCAAGGAACCTGAACAAGCCCGCCCACAGGATCGCAGGTCATGCCAAGATGATGCTCAAGAGCGATTTCAGCAGCATTCTCGATCTGCTCCGGAGAACCACCAAGAACGGCTGCAAGACCGGCTGCTGCCATAGCCGACGCCGAACCGACCTCACCCTGACAACCGACTTCTGCGCCCGAAATAGACGCATTGTGCTTGATCACACCACCGATAGCCGCAGACGTCAGCAGAAAATCGCGAATGCCCTTCTCATCGGCATCGTCATGGAAATGCAAATAATAACGCAGAACCGCAGGCACAACGCCCGCTGCACCATTGGTCGGTGCAGTCACAACACGACCACCTGACGCATTCTCTTCATTGACCGCCATCGCATATACAGACAGCCAGTCATTGGCGAGCAACGGATTGACCTTGTTGTTGCGCCAATCGTCTTCCAGCCGTTCAAAAAGCTGGCGGGCGCGGCGGCGAACTTTCAAACCGCCCGGCATGATACCATCGCGGCTCAATCCACGCTCGATGCAGCCACGCATTGCACCCCAGATACGATCCAGACCTTCATCCAGATCAAGGCAAGACATATGGCATTCTTCATTGGCGCGCTTCATGTCAGCTATCGAAAGGCCGCTCGCGCGCGCCATCTCCAGCATTTCAGCAGCATTGTTGAATGGATAAGGCACATCAGCCGTTTCCTCGCGCTTTCCGCCACTGGTCTGCACACGGCTCATTTCTTCTGCTGTGACAACAAAACCACCACCAATCGAAAAGTAGACGCGGCGGAGCAACAGGCGGTCACTACGATCATAAGCCTCGAAAGCCATGCCATTGGCATGACCTGGCAAAGGTGTTTTACGATCAAGAACCAGATCCGTGCTGGGATCAAACTGATAAGCCGGATGACCGGCAGGCTGCACAGTCTTCGCGCGTGAAACCTTTTCGACTTCGCTGTCCATGATATCGGGATCGATCGAATCAGGTGTGTAGCCACAAAGACCAAGAACCACGGCGCGATCTGTCGCGTGTCCAACGCCGGTATACGCGAGCGAGCCATGAAGGCTGGCCTTTAGTCGATAAACCTTGGCATTGGCTGGCTTCGGCCAATTGTCGCTGATCAGCTCATCGAGAAACATGTGAGCGGCCGTCATCGGGCCCATCGTGTGTGAACTCGAAGGCCCAATGCCAATCTTGTAGAGATCGAATACCGACAGAAACATTCTACACCTATTCCGACCCACAAATGGGTAGTGCAATCTACTGTATCGGCCCAAAAATCAGAATCGATTTTTGGATAGCACGATGCGTGATTCAACAGTTAAGAGCGTCCTTTGTGCGCCCTACAAGGTGCGCGACGCTCTAACATGCATGTGCTCATCAGACACACGCAATAATATTACACCATTATCAGATAGTGTAGGAGAGGAGCAACGCCAACAGAATGCCGAAATGCGGCATTAAATTTCCGGTTTACGCAATACCACAGCACGTCGCGTTCTTGTGCGAATGCAAACGTCTGTTCTGTCGATGTTCAATGGGAAGCTCGATCCGAAAAGCTATTCAACTTTTCAAAAACTATCACGCCCGTATCAAGCGGAGAAAAGGTAGGCCATGAGAATGATGGTAGCGAGGCCAACGACTGCCCAGAGCGTAACGCCCCAGCAGGATTTTTGAACGGTTTCGTCCATGGAGATTTTTTACAACCTTGTTGTGCAACTCTTATAATCAGCGTCCTTCACAACGCTGTTACCGGAGATATAATCCTGAAGCCGATGAAACGCAACTGTGAAAAATGGCAGAAATGCGGCGCTTTTACCCGCCTTGCTTCACGGCGTTTCAAAAACTGTTTTAGTATCAGAACCTTAACAACACGTATGCTTAACAAAAGCTTTAAAGTCACGGCAGAAATGCGGCATCAGGGTTGAGGCAACAGCATATCTGTCTTACCGGTTAGCCAGTATGCAGTCAGCCCCACCCACTCGCGCATTGCCACACTAAAACGAGACAAGGCCTCATTTGGCGATTCGAGATAGAGAGAAAAACTCTCTTTTGCCGGTGTCTTGTAATCGACCGGCCAAGCAACGACATCGAAACCGGCCTTGCGGAAACATCCGATCGAACGCGGCATGTGATATGCCGATGTCACAAGAAGCCATGTTTCGCCGGGCTTTGGCTGTGCCAGTGTCTTTGAAAACTCGGCATTCTCTACCGTATTGCGTGACTTGTTCTCGAAAATGAAGCGGTCCCCCGAGAAACCGAGATCAGCCAGCATCCGGCGTGTGCTATCAGCTTCGGGCACAGCTTCTTCAAAAAAAGCACCGTCTCCGCCCGATACAATAACCTTTGCATCAGGGTATAACCGGGCAAGTCGCATTGTTTCGAATATACGGTCGGCAGCGCTATTGAGCTCAAATCCCGGTCTACCAGCGTTGATATCCCCGTTCATGTAACCGCCCAACACCACGATACCGTCGATACGTTGCGGCAGCTCTGCCTGTTTAGGAAAGCGATCTTCCAGCGGGGCGAGAAGCACAGAACCAAGCGTTGTGTACGCACTGATAAACAAGACAACAGCGCCAATAACTAGCGTTGCGAGGCCAAGTTTTCTAAACCCTGCCCAAATCAATAAAAGTGTGAGCAGCAGAAATACGAAGATGATGGTCAGAGGCTGGAAAAACAGCCAGAATAGCTTTGAAACACTGAAAAACAACACAATCTCCGCCGACAAACTTCACAGTTCAATCCAATCCGAACGAATCCGATTCTCTGACATACTATAGCCGTGCAATCGCATGTGATAAAAACCTGCCTGACTCGAATTTCCAATGCCCAGGACGTGATATGCAGAGCAACGTTGAGATGACTGGTACGCCCTCACGCCGTCCGCGGCTGGAGCGCATCGATATAGCGCGTGGTCTAGCGCTCATTGCGATGGCGATCTATCATTTCGGCTGGGACCTTGAGTTTTTCGGCTATATGGCGCCAGCCACCACCGCGCATGGTGGATGGAAACTCTTTGCCCGCTGCATCGCATCAAGCTTCCTGTTTCTGGTAGGTTTTAGCCTCGTTCTCGCACATGGCCGCGCCATTCGCTGGAATGCTGTAGGAAAACGTCTGTTGCAGATAGTGGCAGCAGCGGCTGTGATTTCAGCGGTAACATATTATATGTCGCCGGATAGCTTCATTTTCTTCGGTATTTTGCACCAAATTGCGCTGGCAAGTGTGCTTGGCCTGCTGTTCCTGCGCCTGCCTGCCGTTGTAACTCTCATAGTCGCAGCCTTTGTCATTACAGCGCCGCTTTACGCACAGTCTGATATTTTCAACCAGATGTGGCTTGCCTGGGTCGGACTTTCAACAGTCCCACCACGTTCCAATGATTATGTACCACTGTTTCCATGGTTTGGCGCTGTTTTGCTTGGTATTGCGGCGGCGCGCATCTTCGAGCGCTTCAACTGGCTGTCAGTGCTTTCAGGCGGAATAACACCGCGTTTTCTGCAAAAACCACTGACTTTCATCGGTCGCCATAGCCTCGCATTCTATCTGATCCACCAGCCGGTGTTGATCGGGTTGGTCTTTATCTTTTCTCAGATCATGCCACCTCCACGACCAGCGCCGCGTGAAGCGTTCACACAATCCTGCGTATCATCCTGCATGCAGAATGGCAGCGACGCGCTCTGTGCTCAGTTTTGTGGTTGCGTTGTCAGTGAACTCGACAAGGCAAAGCTGTTTGACGATGTCTTCAGCGGAAAAGCTGACCAGAACAACAACAGCACAGTTCTGAAAATCGCGGAAATCTGCTCACCTGTGCCAGATAGCCAGCCTTAGAAGGCATTTCGTTCTGATTTTATCAGATCTGCGCTTAAATTCTTTGCTGTATCGCGCACCTTTCCCGAAAACCGTTTCACACTTTTCGGGATGTGCTTTAAATCAGGTGGAAACACCAAGTTCTGCCAAACGCTCAATGCAGGCTTCTTCCACCTGATCAAGCTCGGCAAGCGTCTCATCAATATCACGACGCTTCTGCCGAAGATCGCCTCGTTTTTCCTCAACGCGCTTCATCAGTAACTTGAGCTGGCCAGTTTCACCCGGTGGCTCACGATACATCTGCACGATTTCATGGATCTCGGCGATCGAGAACCCAAGGCGCTTTCCGCGCATGATTTGCTTGAGAAGATGCCGATCAGACGGCCTGAACAAGCGCGTGCGACCACGCCGTACAGGCGCTATCAACCCCTCATCCTCATAAAAACGCAGTGTCCGGGTTGATATCCCGAATTCCCGCGTCAGCTCCGTGATCGTATAATATTCGCGCACTACGACATCCCAGTCTTGCAATATGCAGGCAAATGTTGTGCAACCGCCTTTACGTAAAAGTCAATATTAAACCGTCACATTCGCTAATATTGCCTATAAGTAGCCACCACATTTATCACACAGCCTTGCCATCATAGTGCCGCTCATGCGTTATGAAGTGACAACAGGATTGGTAACTGACAGCGATTCATGCGGCGTTCTATAAAATATACCCTTATTGGACTGGTTATTGTTGCGCTTGCCGGTGCAGCACCTTTTGCGGTTGAACCTGTTGTCCAAAAGATCGGCGAAGGTTCGATCCGTCAGTTGGCGAGAGATGGCAACTTCTGCACAACGGGTGATTGCGAAGAAGGCATAAACTATGCCATTGGCTTCCTCGAAACCAATTATGGTCTCTCTCCGGAGAACGTTAAATGGTGTATGGGTGTCGATGTTATCGCACATTATGAATTGCCATTTGGCAATGAATTGAAAAAGACGATAACTGATCGGATGTATCAGCGTTGCGGCGATCCTAATCAGGACGAACCTGTCGGAAATTACACGGCAGAATAGAAGGCCCTTTGTTTAATGACGCGACTTTTGCGCCTTGCCGCGTGGCTGGTTCTGGCAATAATTCTTATCGTGACGATAAGCCCGATCCAATTTCGACCCATTACCGGTGAACCGGCTGATGTTGAACGTTTCGCAGCCTTTGTTCTTGTCGGTTTTCTGTTTGCGCTCGCCTATCCACGCCACTGGATCGCCGTGTTGTTATTGACTGTCGGATGCGCAGGCATGTTTGAGTTGCTTCAACGCTTAGCTCCGGGTCGTCATGGAGAATTCGCAGACTTTGTCTTCAAAGCAGTGGGTGCAATCGGTGGCGTTTTTATCGGCCGTGGCCTTAGCCTTCTGCCGTTCTTTTCAAAAAAGACCGGAAGCTAACGCCCGACCTTCTGTTTTCCCCATTGGAACCAAACCGATGCATGAGCGTTTTATCAGCATCAATTCCAACGGAGGTTTGAAATGGCCGATAACAAAACAGCTAACGACGTTCAGCAGGCTCTGGAACAACAGGTTTCTGAATTGCGCGGTGAGCTGAAACGTCTGTCAAAGTCTTTGGCATCACGCACAAGCGACTTTAGAGATACCGCCGAAGACGCTCTGGATGATGCATCCGGTCGGTTCCGACATGCAGCGCAGGCAGTCCGTGAACGCGGTCAGGCAGTGGCAGAAACGGTTAAGGAAAATCCCGGCACAGCAACGACCCTATTTGGTACTGCTGGCATCTTGGGCATCTTGATCGGTGTAGCGATTGGCTGCGCTTTATCTGATCGCCGCTAATTCAGATAAGACTCCTCCTAACTAACCCGCGCTCCACAGCGCGGGTTTTCTTATGGGCTTTACCCACGACATCAACGCTGCTAATCGGAGCCATTGGCTATCTGCCACCGGTCGCAGCCTACCCGGTTAAAACAAGGACAACCGCGTGATATGCACGCGTGAAGACTGCACCGTGGCTTTCATAAAGGCACGCAAATGTCTGAAAAGACGATATATTCCGATTTAAAGCAGCTTGGATCAACCGCGGCAGTTCCACAATCACCTGAAGAGGCTGTTCTTGAACGCGTTGCAAATCCGCAAGCAGGAACACCCTATTGTGTTCGCTTCACAGCGCCTGAATTCACCTCGCTCTGCCCCATGACCGGACAGCCAGACTTCGCACATCTGATGATCGATTATGTGCCCGGAGAATGGCTGGTTGAAAGCAAATCGCTCAAACTTTTCCTGTTTTCTTTCCGCAATCATGGTGCGTTTCATGAAGACTGCACAGTGACAATCGGAAAGCGTCTGGTTGAACTTCTAAAGCCTGAGTGGTTGCGCATTGGCGGCTACTGGTATCCGCGCGGTGGGATCCCGATTGATGTGTTTTATCAAACGGGCGCAGCACCTCAGAATGTTTGGATTCCTGAACAGTCAGTACCCAATTATCGCGGTCGCGGTTGATTACAAATATCTGTATCTAAAGCGCGTCCAAATAGGTGTGAAACAGTTTTCGGAGAAGTTGCGCGTAAAGACAAATAATTAGAGCGGTTCAACACCTCGTTTTAATCGGAACCGCTCTATTGCCGCTATGCACCGCGATGCCTATTATTGGCATCAATATTGAAACCGGAAACACTTCAGATGACTAAAGTTTTCCTATTGATTTCGCTGGCTGTTCTTTCCGGCTGCGGTGCTGGAAAAGCGGCAATGGATGCGGGCAAAGGGTTCGACCGATTCGCTTGCGCATCGCGCAATTTCAAGGGCGAACCGCCCTGCCCGCAGCCTGATACTCCAAACCAGACACCATAACCCGGAAAGAGGCAGCCATGGCCATTCAACCCCAAGACGTTCTCGAATTCTGGTTCTCCGCAAAGATGCGGGAAAACTGGTTCACCAAGAGCGACGAAATCGATGCGGAAATTCGCGAAAAGTTTTTGGCTGCTTATGAAGACGCGCGCGCTGACAAGCTCGAAGACTGGAAACAACTGCCGGAAAGCGCACTCGCGCTGACCATTCTGTTCGATCAGTTTCCACGCAATATGTTCCGTGGCTCTCCGCGCTCATTTGAAAGCGATGGCCTTGCACGTGATGTGGCAGCACAAGCGCTCGACCACGATTTCGATCGCAAACTGTCCGCTGAACAGCGGCAGTTTTTCTATCTGCCTTTCATGCATAGCGAACACCTGAGTGATCAGAAGCGCTGTGTCGATCTTTACGAAAAGCTGGGCGACGAATCCTCACTCGGCTTTGCGCGTCAGCATCACGACATTATCGAACGCTTCGGCCGCTTCCCGCACCGCAATAAG
This sequence is a window from Ochrobactrum quorumnocens. Protein-coding genes within it:
- the queF gene encoding preQ(1) synthase, encoding MSEKTIYSDLKQLGSTAAVPQSPEEAVLERVANPQAGTPYCVRFTAPEFTSLCPMTGQPDFAHLMIDYVPGEWLVESKSLKLFLFSFRNHGAFHEDCTVTIGKRLVELLKPEWLRIGGYWYPRGGIPIDVFYQTGAAPQNVWIPEQSVPNYRGRG
- a CDS encoding YdcF family protein, whose translation is MFFSVSKLFWLFFQPLTIIFVFLLLTLLLIWAGFRKLGLATLVIGAVVLFISAYTTLGSVLLAPLEDRFPKQAELPQRIDGIVVLGGYMNGDINAGRPGFELNSAADRIFETMRLARLYPDAKVIVSGGDGAFFEEAVPEADSTRRMLADLGFSGDRFIFENKSRNTVENAEFSKTLAQPKPGETWLLVTSAYHMPRSIGCFRKAGFDVVAWPVDYKTPAKESFSLYLESPNEALSRFSVAMREWVGLTAYWLTGKTDMLLPQP
- a CDS encoding MerR family transcriptional regulator, which gives rise to MREYYTITELTREFGISTRTLRFYEDEGLIAPVRRGRTRLFRPSDRHLLKQIMRGKRLGFSIAEIHEIVQMYREPPGETGQLKLLMKRVEEKRGDLRQKRRDIDETLAELDQVEEACIERLAELGVST
- a CDS encoding DUF1489 family protein, yielding MALNLVKLCVGCDSIEDLAAWIDFRLAEQRAAGLVPEQFHTTRMVPKRVDELLEGGSLYWVIKGNVQCRQRLLDIRPFTDEQGINRCHLMLEPKIHSTQWQPRRAFQGWRYLAENEVPLDEAAGKSGRAALPSELRQELAALGLL
- a CDS encoding DUF883 family protein, which gives rise to MADNKTANDVQQALEQQVSELRGELKRLSKSLASRTSDFRDTAEDALDDASGRFRHAAQAVRERGQAVAETVKENPGTATTLFGTAGILGILIGVAIGCALSDRR
- a CDS encoding VanZ family protein; amino-acid sequence: MTRLLRLAAWLVLAIILIVTISPIQFRPITGEPADVERFAAFVLVGFLFALAYPRHWIAVLLLTVGCAGMFELLQRLAPGRHGEFADFVFKAVGAIGGVFIGRGLSLLPFFSKKTGS
- a CDS encoding heparan-alpha-glucosaminide N-acetyltransferase, translating into MQSNVEMTGTPSRRPRLERIDIARGLALIAMAIYHFGWDLEFFGYMAPATTAHGGWKLFARCIASSFLFLVGFSLVLAHGRAIRWNAVGKRLLQIVAAAAVISAVTYYMSPDSFIFFGILHQIALASVLGLLFLRLPAVVTLIVAAFVITAPLYAQSDIFNQMWLAWVGLSTVPPRSNDYVPLFPWFGAVLLGIAAARIFERFNWLSVLSGGITPRFLQKPLTFIGRHSLAFYLIHQPVLIGLVFIFSQIMPPPRPAPREAFTQSCVSSCMQNGSDALCAQFCGCVVSELDKAKLFDDVFSGKADQNNNSTVLKIAEICSPVPDSQP
- a CDS encoding DUF924 family protein, encoding MAIQPQDVLEFWFSAKMRENWFTKSDEIDAEIREKFLAAYEDARADKLEDWKQLPESALALTILFDQFPRNMFRGSPRSFESDGLARDVAAQALDHDFDRKLSAEQRQFFYLPFMHSEHLSDQKRCVDLYEKLGDESSLGFARQHHDIIERFGRFPHRNKVLGRDTTHDEAEFLKEHAGF
- a CDS encoding L-serine ammonia-lyase; the encoded protein is MFLSVFDLYKIGIGPSSSHTMGPMTAAHMFLDELISDNWPKPANAKVYRLKASLHGSLAYTGVGHATDRAVVLGLCGYTPDSIDPDIMDSEVEKVSRAKTVQPAGHPAYQFDPSTDLVLDRKTPLPGHANGMAFEAYDRSDRLLLRRVYFSIGGGFVVTAEEMSRVQTSGGKREETADVPYPFNNAAEMLEMARASGLSIADMKRANEECHMSCLDLDEGLDRIWGAMRGCIERGLSRDGIMPGGLKVRRRARQLFERLEDDWRNNKVNPLLANDWLSVYAMAVNEENASGGRVVTAPTNGAAGVVPAVLRYYLHFHDDADEKGIRDFLLTSAAIGGVIKHNASISGAEVGCQGEVGSASAMAAAGLAAVLGGSPEQIENAAEIALEHHLGMTCDPVGGLVQVPCIERNALGAVKAVTAASLAVKGDGQHFVPLDACIETMRQTGHDMSERYKETSQGGLAVNVVAC